Proteins from a genomic interval of Nasonia vitripennis strain AsymCx chromosome 3, Nvit_psr_1.1, whole genome shotgun sequence:
- the Or3 gene encoding odorant receptor 3: MAEMKRMEDVFAYYDERMKKPGPSCSNEKFEEDVKYATALNRRIANAIGIWPIFTSTGARLGFDICVKTLKNAAVYILLSFLLVPGILHIVVEEGKLKAKILKTGPMILNTMALLKYSVMLFRKSQIQECLKQLESDWRKAGNDELRALMRRNTAVGHRLSRVCVATFYVGGIFYRLIKTLLTPIRYTKDGLMIKPLPSPLYKGLFRFNTSASPVYETIFATQMMSGFVVHSTTVTTCSYAVLLATHACGQLDIVVYLLKRLIEDDGDNGRLTRVGNEAVDRKLRVIVQLHLKVLRFISSVEDLMNQICLVEILGGSTILCLTSFYFIVDLQSNDALGLFTYMVMITSLIALLFTYCYVGEIVSDKAKKVGAKTYMINWYDLPPKKGLCIGLIISVAHSPVQLTAGKMLELSMYNFGCIMKSTAGYLNLLRTITD; this comes from the exons ATGGCGGAGATGAAGAGGATGGAGGACGTGTTTGCCTACTACGACGAGAGGATGAAAAAGCCGGGGCCGAGTTGTAGCAACGAGAAGTTCGAGGAGGACGTGAAGTACGCGACAGCGTTGAATAGAAGGATCGCTAATGCCATTGGGATTTGGCCGATTTTCACCAGTACCGGGGCTAGACTGGGGTTCGATATTTGCGTCAAGACGCTCAAAAACGCCGCCGTCTACATTCTGCTGAGCTTTCTCCTCGTGCCGGGGATTCTCCACATCGTCGTCGAGGAGGGTAAACTCAAGGCGAAGATTCTCAAG ACAGGCCCGATGATCCTGAACACCATGGCCCTGCTGAAGTACTCGGTGATGCTGTTCCGCAAGAGTCAGATCCAGGAGTGTCTGAAACAACTGGAGTCCGACTGGCGAAAAGCGGGCAACGACGAGCTCCGGGCCCTTATGCGTCGCAACACAGCCGTAGGTCATCGCCTGAGTCGAGTCTGCGTCGCGACCTTCTACGTCGGTGGTATCTTCTACCGTCTGATCAAGACCCTACTGACGCCGATCCGGTACACCAAAGACGGTCTGATGATCAAACCGCTGCCCTCGCCGCTGTACAAGGGCTTGTTCCGCTTCAACACCAGCGCCAGTCCCGTCTACGAGACGATCTTCGCTACGCAGATGATGAGCGGATTCGTGGTGCACTCGACCACCGTAACCACTTGCAGTTACGCGGTCCTTCTGGCGACGCATGCCTGTGGCCAGCTCGATATAGTTGTGTACCTGTTGAAGAGGCTGATCGAGGATGACGGGGACAATGGGAGGCTGACGCGGGTAGGGAATGAGGCTGTTGACAGGAAGCTCAGAGTCATCGTTCAGCTGCACTTGAAGGTTTTGCG CTTCATCTCGAGTGTGGAGGATCTCATGAACCAGATCTGCCTCGTGGAGATACTCGGCGGAAGCACGATTCTCTGCCTGACGAGCTTTTACTTCATCGTg GATCTGCAAAGCAACGACGCTCTGGGCCTCTTCACCTACATGGTAATGATCACATCGCTCATAGCCCTGCTCTTCACCTACTGCTACGTCGGCGAGATCGTCAGCGACAAG GCGAAAAAAGTCGGAGCGAAAACTTACATGATAAACTGGTACGATTTGCCGCCGAAAAAGGGACTGTGCATCGGTTTGATCATATCCGTCGCTCATAGTCCCGTCCAACTCACCGCCGGAAAAATGCTGGAACTGTCGATGTACAATTTCGGATGC ATAATGAAGTCGACCGCAGGCTACTTGAACTTACTGCGTACGATTACGGATTGA
- the LOC100119851 gene encoding uncharacterized protein LOC100119851, translated as MSKLPLGTLLLLLLLLLLLNASIAQRDEADAGNSEENQNAEQFGEQEIEELIRSLEQRINAKDAYEEKGVERESVFQVNPNPRDRKFLYLSADAKDAEVDGEDRGKRKIADKAAGVDELRKEAYGIRNERTPNLDSGAAQKNELSEFEKDEQYYRALLRLQNLYRLYNKRYLDDEVQVTEDRPIRHCGDIFGKKIDLIQSSKLRYLERSRILADRIAETAMQLVRRKARLLDGILHPGCGCAGRTTVVETVLPEPVVVAQPVVVAEVAKRRDVDIAAATSSATSLDASVNAGGVSVDAAVDTNVATAASVGTGIGGSGASISTSSGVSSGLHVGAGLAGGGLGAGLSSSLATESHSHLNIGTGRGMAAYLSQLGTCEDYERKMIMDMAIEESAGMIRKLALETRGDLAYQDPDFERRVLGLAIDLVNKVTVGVTGDVGGKLDLLGGFRYNSVDDYLKSSIYESELEADLVSNSGFDYVNHNIDALEDYVGHASPYSRGRCDSCSKYDMRMGNMCPLCKRSERVFHGRVKRRPELVDGKGKIYHLEQMPGVQTKRSKGVWEDVNKLYNFDYLENDKFIDLSMNCSENSTEPDCQRLHFDLVTPRDGEPVPLWFVRDYLSHGRDLALDMHDRARDLQQTGEGLKPAPHSPSMLHFLNNRVSNQLVKLNQESQLVLFGTKVLQQKLLTEYNITPNTFLEFLRHHGFRVTGGKVCRGREKRCNGSARYRSLEGSCNNFRNPSWGQSNTAFDRVLPARYSDGIHALALSVTGVPLPNPRALSAQLFSRRNATDSVFTLALVQWGQILAHDFARQVIDQTAEGGIECCDVNGSGPLPRSLQHHSCQPIFIPRNDSFYANYGQSCMNFVRSMTVAREDCSLGPANQLNGVSSFLDLSPVYGPDKATSDSLREFHGGRLRVELRGDRVMMPTSARSGYCDARTNWDICFETGDARTNQNPQLVVLQTLLVREHNRVAYELAALNPHWSDEKLFQESRRIVIAEYQHVTYSYWVPLVLGRRYSRDHGVIPFHDGMSNDYDARINPSTINSFTSGAFRFLHTLVEGSINLVADNFGTSSTLRLSNYYFRPQIVESNNNFEALLRGLVYQAMQKSDASFHEEVTEYLFRSDNHYGMDLEAIDIQRGRDHGIPGYNAYRDICRLGRSEDFHGLINEISLDNIEKLQSLYAHVDDIDLLVGATLETRVPGSLLGPTLQCLIGEQFYRSRVGDKYFYNNANFPHSFSPEQFEEIKKSSLASIICDLGDAVYEVQSDPFRISSYKNPTIQCFNLPKMNLEAWKEETEVYY; from the exons ATGTCGAAGCTTCCACTCGGGACCCTcctgctcctgctgctgctgctgctgctgctgaacgCTTCGATCGCCCAGAGAGACGAGGCAGATGCAGGTAATAGTGAGGAAAATCAAAACGCCGAGCAGTTCGGCGAGCAGGAGATCGAGGAGCTGATAAGGAGTCTGGAGCAGCGCATCAACGCCAAGGATGCGTACGAGGAGAAAGGagtcgagagggagagcgttTTCCAAGTGAATCCCAATCCGCGCGACAGGAAGTTCCTCTACCTCAGTGCTGACGCCAAGGATGCCGAGGTGGACGGCGAGGACAGGGGCAAGAGAAAGATCGCCGACAAGGCCGCCGGAGTGGACGAG CTGAGAAAGGAGGCCTACGGCATCCGGAACGAGCGAACCCCGAACCTCGACAGCGGCGCCGCGCAGAAGAACGAGCTGAGCGAGTTCGAGAAGGACGAGCAGTACTACCGGGCGCTCCTCCGTCTGCAGAACCTCTACCGGCTCTACAACAAGCGCTACCTGGACGACGAGGTGCAGGTAACGGAGGACCGGCCGATCCGCCACTGCGGCGACATCTTCGGCAAGAAGATCGACCTCATCCAGTCGAGCAAGCTGCGCTACCTCGAGCGCAGCAGGATACTGGCCGACAGGATCGCCGAGACGGCTATGCAGCTGGTGCGCCGCAAGGCTCGGCTCCTCGACGGTATCCTGCATCCGGGATGCGGCTGCGCGGGCAGGACGACCGTGGTCGAGACGGTGCTACCGGagcccgtcgtcgtcgcccaACCGGTCGTCGTGGCGGAGGTGGCCAAGCGCAGGGACGTGGACATAGCCGCGGCGACCTCCTCCGCGACGTCCCTCGACGCCAGCGTCAACGCCGGGGGCGTGAGCGTCGACGCGGCGGTCGACACCAACGTGGCTACGGCTGCCAGCGTTGGTACCGGTATCGGTGGTTCCGGGGCCTCCATCAGTACCAGCTCCGGGGTGTCCTCCGGCCTGCACGTGGGCGCCGGTCTGGCAGGCGGTGGTCTGGGTGCAGGTCTCAGCTCGAGCCTCGCCACGGAGAGCCACAGCCACCTGAACATCGGCACCGGCAGAGGCATGGCGGCCTACCTCAGCCAGCTGGGCACCTGCGAGGACTACGAGAGGAAGATGATCATGGACATGGCCATCGAGGAGTCGGCCGGCATGATCAGAAAGCTGGCGCTGGAAACTCGAGGCGACCTGGCCTACCAGGACCCGGACTTCGAGAGGCGCGTCCTGGGCCTGGCCATCGACCTGGTGAACAAGGTCACCGTCGGGGTCACCGGCGACGTCGGCGGTAAGCTCGACCTGCTCGGCGGCTTCAGGTACAACAGCGTCGACGACTACCTCAAGTCGTCGATCTACGAGAGCGAACTCGAGGCGGACCTCGTGTCCAACTCCGGATTCGACTACGTCAACCACAACATCGACGCGCTGGAGGACTACGTCGGCCACGCCAGTCCCTACTCCAGGGGCCGATGCGACAGCTGCTCCAAGTACGACATGAGGATGGGCAACATGTGTCCGCTGTGCAAGAGGAGCGAGCGGGTCTTTCACGGGCGCGTGAAACGACGACCGGAACTCGTCGACGGCAAGGGAAAGATCTACCACCTCGAGCAGATGCCCGGGGTGCAGACTAAG CGATCTAAAGGCGTTTGGGAGGACGTTAACAAGCTTTACAATTTCGACTACTTAGAGAACGATAAATTCATTGACTTGAGCATGAACTGCAGCGAAAACTCCACGGAGCCGGACTGCCAGCGACTGCACTTTGACCTAGTGACTCCTCGAG ACGGCGAGCCGGTACCCCTCTGGTTCGTTCGGGACTATCTGAGTCACGGCCGCGACCTCGCGCTCGACATGCACGACAGGGCCCGCGACCTGCAGCAGACCGGCGAGGGCCTCAAGCCGGCCCCGCACTCGCCGTCGATGCTGCACTTCTTGAACAACCGGGTCTCCAACCAGCTGGTCAAGCTCAACCAGGAGTCCCAGCTCGTGCTCTTCGGCACCAAAGTCCTCCAGCAGAAGCTCCTCACCGA GTACAACATAACGCCGAACACCTTCCTGGAATTCCTCCGGCACCACGGATTCCGCGTGACCGGCGGCAAGGTCTGTCGGGGCCGGGAGAAACGCTGCAACGGCTCGGCCCGGTACCGGAGCCTCGAGGGCTCCTGCAACAACTTCCGGAACCCCTCCTGGGGCCAGAGCAACACCGCCTTCGATCGAGTCCTGCCGGCTCGCTACTCCGACG GTATCCACGCGCTGGCCCTGAGCGTGACGGGCGTCCCGTTACCGAACCCGCGCGCACTGAGCGCCCAATTATTCTCGAGGCGCAACGCAACCGATTCCGTTTTCACGCTCGCTCTTGTGCAATGGGGGCAGATTCTTGCGCACGACTTTGCGCGCCAAGTGATCGATCAGACCG CCGAGGGAGGCATCGAGTGCTGCGACGTGAACGGAAGCGGTCCTCTGCCGAGATCGTTACAGCATCACTCCTGCCAGCCGATTTTCATACCGCGGAACGACAGCTTCTACGCCAACTACGGCCAGAGCTGCATGAACTTTGTGCGCAGCATGACCGTCGCCAGGGAGGACTGTTCTCTGGGCCCTGCCAACCAG CTGAACGGCGTCTCGAGTTTTCTCGACCTGTCGCCGGTCTACGGGCCGGACAAGGCGACCAGCGACAGCCTCCGCGAGTTCCACGGCGGCCGTTTGCGCGTCGAGCTCCGAGGCGACCGCGTCATGATGCCCACCTCCGCGAGGTCCGGATACTGCGACGCTCGCACCAACTGGGACATATGCTTCGAAACAG GTGACGCCCGCACGAATCAGAACCCGCAGCTGGTGGTGCTGCAGACGCTCCTGGTCCGAGAGCACAACCGCGTGGCTTACGAGCTCGCGGCCCTGAATCCCCACTGGAGCGACGAGAAGCTCTTCCAGGAGAGCCGGAGGATCGTCATCGCCGAGTACCAGCACGTGACCTACAGCTACTGGGTGCCCCTCGTGTTGG GCCGGAGGTACAGCAGGGATCACGGAGTCATTCCCTTCCACGACGGCATGTCCAACGACTACGACGCGAGGATCAATCCCAGCACGATCAACAGCTTCACCTCCGGCGCCTTTCGATTCCTCCACACTCTCGTCGAGGGCAGCATAAA CCTAGTCGCCGACAACTTCGGCACCTCGAGCACTCTGAGGCTCAGCAATTATTACTTCCGGCCGCAGATCGTCGAGAGCAACAACAACTTCGAGGCACTGCTCCGGGGGCTCGTTTACCAGGCGATGCAAAAGTCCGACGCGAGTTTTCACGAGGAG gtgACGGAGTACCTGTTTCGCTCGGACAACCACTACGGAATGGATCTGGAAGCCATCGACATACAGAGAGGCCGAGACCACGGGATTCCCGGCTACAATGCCTACCGAGACATTTGCCGACTCGGCCGCTCCGAGGACTTTCACGGACTTATCAACGAGATCTCGCTGGAC AACATTGAAAAATTGCAAAGCCTCTACGCGCACGTCGACGACATCGATCTGCTGGTCGGCGCGACTCTCGAGACGAGGGTACCAGGAAGCCTGCTGGGCCCGACGCTTCAGTGCCTCATCGGCGAGCAGTTCTACCGCTCGAGAGTCGGCGACAAGTACTTCTACAACAACGCCAATTTTCCGCACTCCTTCAGCCCAG AGCAATTCGAGGAGATAAAGAAGTCCAGCCTGGCCTCGATAATCTGCGACCTGGGCGACGCGGTCTACGAGGTGCAGAGCGACCCCTTCAGAATCTCCTCTTACAAGAACCCGACGATTCAGTGCTTCAACCTGCCCAAGATGAATCTCGAGGCTTGGAAGGAGGAGACCGAAGTTTATTATTGA
- the LOC100119885 gene encoding peroxidase: MTRVSLIAGALLLCAATLAVAEAKEPKLKLALKSEKIDADEKDDLAAAETSYDYGSYSAANPFLSYLYPQSQQSYVQFPQPAAQPAYSMAPAAPVYSCGQYMGPACRRSRYRTYDGSCNNLQIPSWGMANTKYARLLPANYADNVHAPPVAKSGNPLPNARAVSFTLFPDVDIQDRKWTLVAMQWGQIMTHDMAMIDGTTQSKAHATQCCTDNGQLIQSALGSPLCFPILIPPNDPVYSYEMQQCRNFVRSTTDLDRGCSSGYTPAEQLTVVSHFLDLSIIYGSSDAVAASLRAGVGGRLLTDVRGNREWLPQATNKSGTCDIYGDADVCYTSGDVRVNQNPQLTILHLILHREHNRIAGQLALLNPHWSDETIFQEARRINTAIHQQISYYEWLPIFIGMQNSLARKILFQTQGWVNDYDPSIDPSTINEHSNAAFRYFHSLIAGRLLLVDEPRFAYSYNALRLSDHFNRPGVIEEDGNLDKLTRGMAFQPQEESDQWFDKEITNYLFRNHHRLGDDLRAIDVQRNRDHGLAAYNEYRVLAGYPRAVQWTDFGDLISAENIQKLAQLYERPDDVDLTVGASLERHVEDTLVGPTFLNILSEQFWRTRVGDRYWYETGDPEIAFTIEQLAEIRKASISRLFCDNGDQIQLMQLRGFEQVSQSNPLVRCADIPAIDLSLWRDVQGAGWPAPSPWAAK, from the exons ATGACGCGAGTAAGCTTGATCGCCGGAGCCCTGCTGCTCTGCGCAGCGACGCTCGCCGTGGCCGAGGCCAAGGAGCCGAAGCTGAAGCTCGCGCTcaagagcgagaaaatcgACGCCGATGAAAAAG ATGACCTGGCAGCAGCGGAGACGAGCTACGACTATGGCAGCTACTCCGCGGCCAACCCCTTCCTGTCCTACCTCTACCCGCAGAGTCAGCAGTCCTACGTACAGTTCCCTCAACCAGCCGC GCAACCGGCTTACTCGATGGCACCGGCTGCGCCAGTCTACAGCTGCGGCCAGTACATGGGACCAGCTTGCCGTCGATCTCGCTACCGTACCTACGACGGTTCCTGCAACAACCTGCAGATACCCTCGTGGGGTATGGCCAACACCAAGTACGCCAGACTCCTGCCCGCCAATTACGCTGACA ACGTGCACGCGCCACCGGTAGCCAAGAGCGGCAACCCACTGCCGAACGCCCGAGCGGTCAGCTTCACGCTCTTCCCCGACGTCGACATCCAGGATAGAAAGTGGACTCTGGTAGCCATGCAATGGGGCCAGATCATGACGCACGACATGGCTATGATCGATGGAACCACCCAGTCGA AGGCTCACGCGACGCAGTGCTGCACCGACAACGGCCAGCTGATCCAGTCGGCCCTGGGCAGTCCCCTCTGCTTCCCCATCCTCATTCCGCCTAACGATCCCGTTTATTCTTACGAGATGCAGCAGTGCCGAAACTTTGTTCGCAGTACCACGGACCTCGACAGGGGCTGCTCATCCGGCTACACTCCGGCCGAACAG CTGACGGTGGTCTCGCACTTCTTGGACCTGTCGATAATCTACGGTTCCAGCGACGCCGTGGCCGCGAGCTTGCGCGCCGGTGTAGGCGGCCGTTTGCTCACCGACGTCCGCGGCAACCGGGAATGGCTCCCTCAAGCCACCAACAAGAGCGGCACCTGCGACATCTACGGCGATGCCGATGTCTGCTACACCTCCG GTGACGTCCGAGTGAACCAGAACCCGCAGCTGACGATCCTCCACTTGATCCTGCACAGGGAGCACAACCGTATCGCTGGCCAATTGGCTCTTCTCAACCCACACTGGAGCGACGAGACGATATTCCAGGAGGCCAGGAGGATCAACACCGCCATCCACCAGCAGATCTCGTACTACGAGTGGCTGCCGATCTTCATCGGTATGCAGAACTCGCTGGCCCGCAAGATCCTCTTCCAGACCCAGGGCTGGGTGAACGACTACGACCCCAGCATCGACCCCAGCACCATAAACGAGCACTCGAACGCCGCCTTCCGTTACTTCCACTCCCTCATCGCCGGTAGACTGCT CTTGGTCGACGAGCCGCGTTTCGCCTACTCGTACAACGCCCTTCGTCTCTCGGACCACTTCAACAGGCCGGGCGTCATCGAGGAGGACGGCAACCTGGACAAGCTCACCAGAGGAATGGCCTTCCAGCCACAGGAGGAGAGCGACCAGTGGTTCGACAAGGAG ATAACGAACTACCTCTTCAGAAACCACCACAGACTGGGAGACGATCTGCGCGCCATCGACGTGCAGAGGAACCGTGACCACGGCCTCGCCGCCTACAACGAGTACCGAGTGCTCGCCGGCTACCCTCGCGCCGTCCAGTGGACCGACTTCGGAGACCTCATCTCCGCCGAG AATATTCAAAAGCTGGCTCAGCTGTACGAGCGGCCCGACGACGTCGACCTGACAGTGGGAGCCTCTCTGGAGCGTCACGTCGAGGACACCCTCGTCGGACCGACCTTCCTCAACATCCTGTCCGAGCAGTTCTGGAGGACGAGAGTCGGCGACCGATACTGGTACGAGACCGGAGACCCCGAGATCGCCTTTACCATCG AGCAACTCGCCGAGATTCGTAAGGCCAGTATCTCGAGGCTATTCTGCGACAACGGCGACCAGATCCAACTCATGCAGCTGAGAGGCTTCGAGCAGGTCTCCCAGTC GAACCCGCTGGTCAGGTGCGCCGACATCCCGGCTATCGACCTGTCGCTCTGGCGAGACGTCCAAGGAGCCGGATGGCCAGCACCCTCGCCCTGGGCTGCTAAATAg